From the genome of Winogradskyella forsetii, one region includes:
- a CDS encoding 5-formyltetrahydrofolate cyclo-ligase — protein sequence MTKKALRAKYKSLRQQLSANEVDDYSIEIANQLLSLDIWNHSFYHIFLTIEEQKEINTDFILNILAGKDKHIVISKSNFEDYSMTHFLLTDSTVIKKNRYNIPEPVEGIEINPSQLEVVFIPLLAFDKIGHRVGYGKGFYDRFLANCKPETLKIGLSFFEPEDLVFEASENDIKLDYGVTPNQVFEF from the coding sequence GTGACAAAGAAAGCATTACGCGCAAAATACAAATCATTGCGGCAACAATTGTCAGCAAATGAAGTTGACGATTACAGTATCGAAATTGCGAATCAATTGTTAAGCTTGGACATTTGGAACCATTCCTTTTATCATATTTTTTTAACGATTGAAGAACAAAAGGAAATCAACACGGATTTTATCCTCAATATTTTAGCAGGAAAAGACAAACACATCGTTATTTCCAAAAGTAATTTTGAAGATTATAGTATGACACATTTTCTGTTAACAGATAGTACGGTCATCAAAAAAAATAGATATAACATTCCCGAACCTGTTGAGGGTATAGAAATTAATCCATCGCAATTAGAAGTGGTTTTTATTCCCCTTTTAGCTTTCGATAAAATAGGTCATAGAGTAGGCTACGGCAAAGGTTTTTACGATCGCTTTTTAGCCAATTGTAAACCTGAAACCTTAAAAATAGGCTTATCGTTTTTTGAACCTGAGGATTTGGTTTTTGAAGCTTCAGAAAATGATATTAAGTTGGATTATGGTGTGACACCTAATCAAGTATTTGAGTTTTAG
- a CDS encoding lipoprotein signal peptidase — MSLKKATILIILILLIDQISKVYIKTHFQLGESVTVFSWFHIAFIENDGMAWGTKLSDFTTLISDRSAKLILTLFRIIAVTGIAFWLLDVTKKKKSKTLIFAISIIFAGALGNIIDSVFYGVLFSDSIMQVATFLPEDGGYESVFHGNVVDMLHFPIWQGALPEWLPFFGGKYFSFFDPVFNVADMAISTGIGILIVFNKKAFQESSKTQILD, encoded by the coding sequence ATGTCCCTAAAAAAAGCCACCATACTAATCATCCTAATTCTTCTGATAGACCAAATCAGTAAAGTTTATATCAAAACCCATTTTCAACTGGGCGAAAGTGTTACCGTATTTTCATGGTTTCATATTGCGTTTATTGAGAACGACGGCATGGCTTGGGGCACAAAACTTAGCGATTTTACAACGTTGATTTCCGACCGTTCTGCGAAACTTATTCTAACTCTATTCAGAATTATTGCAGTTACTGGGATCGCATTCTGGCTTTTAGATGTGACAAAAAAGAAGAAATCGAAAACCCTCATTTTTGCCATTTCCATAATTTTCGCTGGTGCCTTAGGTAATATTATAGATTCAGTATTTTATGGGGTATTATTTAGTGATAGCATTATGCAAGTCGCTACATTTTTACCTGAAGATGGTGGCTATGAAAGCGTATTTCATGGCAATGTTGTGGATATGTTGCACTTTCCCATTTGGCAAGGTGCACTACCAGAATGGTTACCGTTTTTTGGTGGCAAGTATTTTTCTTTTTTTGATCCTGTTTTTAATGTGGCTGATATGGCTATAAGTACAGGTATCGGCATCTTGATTGTATTTAATAAAAAGGCTTTTCAAGAATCCTCTAAAACTCAAATACTTGATTAG
- a CDS encoding succinylglutamate desuccinylase/aspartoacylase family protein codes for MKEKDLLHILGKEVALGESAQVSFNVAKLHTQNTIDVPVIIERSKKPGPTVLITAGIHGDEVNGVEIVRQIISKGINKPKKGTIICIPVINVFGFIHLDREFPDGRDLNRVFPGIRGGSLASRVAFKLVTEILPHADLVLDFHTGGADRFNASQIRIIKKEKTLDELAKIFGAPFIYYSKNLKKSFRNTCHKLSIPILLFEGGKSFHIDNTITNTAVNGTKRVLHHLGMLNRKFKVSEPKNPCIYIEDSKWIRAKFSGMFKATVSINAEVKKGDDIGNITDPYGSFNHFVKAPNDGYVFNINESPIIYQGDAIFHISTKVTS; via the coding sequence ATGAAAGAAAAAGACCTCCTTCATATATTGGGAAAAGAAGTGGCATTGGGAGAAAGTGCCCAAGTCAGTTTTAATGTGGCAAAATTGCATACACAGAATACGATAGATGTTCCGGTGATTATAGAACGTTCTAAAAAACCGGGTCCAACAGTTTTAATTACGGCTGGTATTCATGGCGATGAGGTTAATGGTGTGGAAATTGTTCGTCAGATTATATCCAAAGGGATTAACAAGCCTAAAAAGGGTACTATCATCTGTATTCCTGTTATCAATGTGTTTGGGTTTATTCATCTGGATCGTGAGTTTCCCGATGGTCGTGATCTCAATCGTGTATTTCCTGGAATAAGAGGTGGTTCTTTGGCAAGTAGAGTGGCTTTTAAATTGGTTACGGAAATATTACCACATGCCGATTTGGTGTTGGATTTTCATACTGGTGGAGCGGATCGATTTAATGCGTCCCAAATTAGAATCATTAAAAAGGAGAAAACCTTGGACGAATTGGCCAAAATCTTTGGTGCCCCTTTTATTTATTACTCTAAAAATCTTAAAAAATCGTTTAGAAATACCTGCCATAAATTGAGTATCCCTATTCTATTGTTTGAAGGTGGAAAATCGTTTCATATCGATAATACCATTACCAATACTGCTGTAAATGGTACCAAACGCGTTTTGCATCACTTGGGTATGTTAAACCGAAAATTTAAGGTCTCAGAGCCCAAAAACCCCTGTATTTACATTGAAGATAGCAAATGGATTAGAGCCAAATTTTCAGGAATGTTTAAAGCAACGGTGAGTATCAATGCTGAAGTCAAAAAAGGCGATGATATTGGAAACATTACCGATCCTTATGGTAGCTTCAACCACTTTGTAAAAGCACCCAATGATGGTTATGTCTTTAATATTAATGAATCGCCAATCATCTATCAAGGTGATGCGATTTTTCATATATCAACAAAAGTGACCTCGTGA
- the rimK gene encoding 30S ribosomal protein S6--L-glutamate ligase, with protein MNIVILSRNPELYSTRRLVEEGENRGHSVEIIDPLKCDIIIEKEKPTIYYKDRYLDYVDAVIPRIGASITFYGCAVVRQFEEMGVFTIAPSDAITRSRDKLRSLQRLSKAGIGMPKTVFTNYSRDVEEVIEYVGGTPVIIKLLEGTQGLGVVLAETKNAAESVLEAFNGLQARVIVQEFIKEAKGADLRALVVDGQVVGAMKRQGKEGEFRSNLHRGGSANIIKLNHDELKLAMKAAKVLKLPVCGVDMLQSSRGPLLLEVNSTPGLEGIENATQKNIARAIITFIERSKN; from the coding sequence ATGAACATAGTCATCCTTTCACGAAACCCTGAACTCTATTCTACAAGACGACTTGTTGAAGAAGGTGAAAACAGAGGGCATTCCGTTGAAATCATTGATCCTTTAAAATGCGATATTATCATTGAAAAGGAAAAACCAACCATATATTATAAAGATCGTTATCTCGATTACGTTGATGCCGTTATTCCTAGGATCGGAGCATCCATCACTTTTTATGGTTGTGCTGTGGTACGACAGTTTGAAGAAATGGGCGTGTTTACTATTGCACCATCAGATGCCATAACCCGATCTCGCGATAAGTTGAGAAGCTTACAACGCTTAAGCAAAGCCGGAATTGGCATGCCAAAAACCGTATTTACCAATTATTCCAGAGACGTAGAAGAAGTGATTGAGTATGTTGGTGGCACACCTGTAATTATAAAGTTATTAGAAGGCACACAAGGCCTTGGTGTGGTTTTGGCAGAAACAAAAAATGCAGCGGAATCTGTTTTGGAAGCGTTTAATGGTTTGCAAGCTAGAGTCATTGTACAAGAATTTATAAAAGAAGCCAAAGGCGCGGATTTGAGAGCTTTAGTGGTAGATGGACAAGTTGTTGGTGCCATGAAACGCCAAGGTAAGGAAGGCGAGTTTAGATCTAACTTACATCGTGGTGGTTCGGCTAATATTATTAAATTAAATCACGACGAACTTAAGTTGGCAATGAAAGCCGCAAAAGTATTGAAATTGCCAGTTTGTGGTGTCGATATGCTGCAGTCTTCACGAGGCCCATTATTGTTGGAAGTAAATTCTACACCTGGCCTAGAAGGTATTGAAAATGCCACGCAAAAGAATATTGCAAGGGCAATCATTACTTTTATAGAACGTAGCAAAAATTAA
- the ileS gene encoding isoleucine--tRNA ligase yields the protein MSTKFPEYKGLNLPKVANEIGNYWEANNIFDKSVTTREGKPPFVFFEGPPSANGLPGVHHVLARAIKDIFPRYKTMKGFQVKRKAGWDTHGLPVELGVEKELGITKEDIGTKITVEAYNEACKKAVMRYTDIWNDLTQKMGYWVDMDDPYITYKSKYMESVWWLLKQIYDKNLIYKGYTIQPYSPKAGTGLSSHELNQPGTYQDVTDTTVVAQFKANEHSLPDFLQNEGDIYFLAWTTTPWTLPSNTALTVGPKIDYVLVETYNQYTFKPMNVILAKNLVGKQFDGKYKKVETKPELIDYKEGDKKIPFYVVKEFKGKDLVGITYEQLLPFALPNDNPQNAFRVISGDFVTIEDGTGIVHTAPTFGADDALVAKQATPEIPPMLVKDDNGNLVPLVDLQGRFRNEVKDDIYGFAGEYVKSKYLNDDEFDVELNKQQENLKSVISNLKTYLSVDERLALKLKNENKAFKVEKYKHSYPNCWRTDKPILYYPLDSWFIKITDVKGRMHELNTTINWKPKSTGEGRFGNWLANANDWNLSRSRFWGIPLPIWRTEDGKEQLCIGSVAELKTAMTKSVKAGIMSEDIFAEFEVGNMSEDNYEKVDLHKNVVDKIVLVSESGKPMKRESDLIDVWFDSGSMPYAQWHYPFENKNLIDNKEAFPADFIAEGVDQTRGWFYTLHAIGTMVFDSVAYKNVVSNGLVLDKNGQKMSKRLGNAVDPFETLSKYGADATRWYMISNANPWDNLKFDSEGIAEVSRKFFGTLYNTYSFFTLYTNIDGFNYSEADIPLEERPEIDRWILSELNTLIQKVDDYYADYEPTKAARVISDFTQDYLSNWYVRLSRRRFWKGDYQTDKISAYQTLYTCMETIAKLGAPIAPFFMDRLYLDLNAVTKKENFESVHLADFPKVDKSAIDKVLERKMENAQTISSLVLSLRAKEKIKVRQPLQKIMIPVDNKQQKEEIEAVSDLIKHEVNIKEIELLEDASDILVKQIKPNFKTLGPRFGKDMKLIASAISKFNANDIKNIEQNSSLNIEINGKTLTLGLEDVEITSQDIEGWLVANEGALTVALDVTINEDLRKEGIARELVNRIQNLRKDSGFEVTDRIDVQLQKDDQIVEAVSSNEAYIKSETLTEKLEIKEAIDNGIEIVFDEVDTKLFIKKH from the coding sequence ATGAGTACAAAGTTCCCTGAATACAAAGGACTTAACTTGCCAAAAGTCGCCAATGAAATCGGTAACTACTGGGAAGCTAATAACATCTTCGATAAAAGTGTCACGACGAGAGAAGGTAAACCACCTTTTGTCTTTTTTGAAGGACCACCTTCTGCAAATGGTTTACCAGGAGTACACCATGTTCTAGCACGTGCAATTAAGGATATTTTTCCACGTTACAAGACCATGAAAGGGTTTCAGGTGAAACGAAAAGCCGGTTGGGACACGCACGGTTTACCAGTGGAACTTGGTGTAGAAAAGGAACTCGGAATTACCAAAGAAGATATTGGAACTAAAATCACAGTAGAAGCGTATAACGAAGCCTGTAAAAAAGCAGTGATGCGTTATACCGATATCTGGAACGACCTCACACAAAAAATGGGCTATTGGGTAGATATGGACGATCCGTATATTACCTACAAATCCAAATACATGGAATCTGTTTGGTGGTTGCTCAAACAGATTTACGACAAAAATTTAATTTACAAAGGTTACACCATTCAGCCCTATTCGCCGAAAGCAGGAACGGGTTTAAGTTCACATGAACTAAATCAACCAGGAACCTATCAAGATGTAACTGATACAACGGTTGTAGCGCAGTTTAAAGCTAACGAACATTCATTACCAGATTTTCTTCAAAATGAAGGCGATATTTACTTTTTAGCTTGGACGACAACACCTTGGACATTGCCTAGTAATACGGCATTAACGGTTGGACCAAAGATTGACTATGTTTTGGTTGAAACGTATAACCAATATACCTTTAAGCCAATGAATGTAATTTTGGCTAAGAATTTAGTTGGAAAACAATTTGATGGAAAATATAAAAAGGTTGAAACAAAGCCAGAATTAATAGATTACAAAGAAGGCGATAAGAAGATCCCCTTTTACGTCGTTAAAGAATTCAAAGGAAAGGATTTAGTAGGCATCACCTACGAGCAATTGTTACCGTTTGCTTTACCTAACGACAACCCTCAAAATGCATTCCGGGTCATCTCTGGTGATTTCGTAACGATAGAAGATGGAACGGGAATCGTACACACCGCACCAACCTTTGGAGCAGATGATGCCTTGGTAGCCAAACAAGCTACCCCAGAAATTCCACCAATGTTGGTAAAAGATGACAACGGTAATTTAGTACCATTGGTAGATTTACAAGGCCGTTTTCGAAATGAAGTAAAGGATGACATATACGGTTTTGCAGGTGAATATGTAAAATCCAAATACTTAAATGATGACGAATTTGACGTTGAATTAAACAAACAACAAGAGAACCTGAAAAGTGTGATCTCTAACTTAAAAACCTACCTAAGTGTTGATGAACGTTTAGCGCTCAAATTAAAAAATGAAAACAAAGCTTTCAAGGTTGAAAAGTATAAGCATAGTTATCCAAATTGCTGGAGAACCGATAAGCCAATTTTATATTATCCTTTAGATTCATGGTTTATTAAAATCACCGATGTAAAAGGTAGAATGCATGAGTTAAATACCACCATCAACTGGAAACCAAAATCAACTGGTGAAGGGCGTTTTGGCAATTGGTTAGCAAATGCAAACGATTGGAATTTATCACGATCCCGTTTTTGGGGTATTCCATTACCAATCTGGCGAACAGAGGATGGAAAAGAACAACTATGTATCGGTTCTGTTGCTGAATTAAAAACAGCAATGACAAAGTCTGTTAAAGCAGGCATCATGTCTGAAGATATTTTCGCCGAATTTGAAGTGGGTAACATGTCTGAAGACAACTACGAAAAGGTGGATTTGCATAAAAATGTCGTTGATAAAATCGTTTTAGTTTCAGAATCAGGAAAACCTATGAAACGCGAAAGCGATTTAATAGATGTTTGGTTCGATTCTGGTTCAATGCCTTATGCACAATGGCATTACCCATTCGAAAACAAGAATCTGATTGATAATAAAGAAGCCTTCCCAGCAGATTTCATCGCCGAAGGTGTTGACCAAACCAGAGGTTGGTTTTACACGCTTCACGCTATTGGGACTATGGTATTTGATTCTGTCGCTTATAAAAACGTGGTATCAAACGGACTGGTTTTAGATAAGAATGGTCAAAAGATGTCCAAACGTTTAGGAAATGCGGTGGACCCTTTTGAAACCTTATCGAAATACGGAGCAGATGCCACACGTTGGTATATGATAAGCAACGCAAATCCATGGGACAATTTAAAGTTTGATAGCGAAGGCATTGCTGAGGTTAGTCGTAAGTTTTTTGGCACACTTTATAACACCTATTCATTCTTCACGCTTTATACCAATATTGATGGTTTTAATTATAGCGAAGCTGATATTCCATTAGAAGAACGCCCAGAAATTGACCGCTGGATTTTGTCTGAATTAAACACCTTAATTCAAAAAGTGGATGATTATTATGCCGATTACGAACCAACAAAAGCAGCACGCGTCATTTCAGACTTTACGCAAGATTATTTAAGTAACTGGTACGTGCGTTTAAGCAGAAGACGTTTCTGGAAAGGCGATTACCAAACCGATAAAATTTCGGCCTACCAAACACTTTATACGTGTATGGAAACCATTGCCAAGTTAGGTGCACCAATTGCACCTTTCTTTATGGACCGTTTGTATTTGGATTTGAATGCCGTCACTAAAAAAGAGAATTTTGAAAGTGTCCATTTAGCGGATTTCCCTAAGGTAGATAAAAGTGCTATCGACAAGGTGTTGGAGCGAAAAATGGAAAATGCACAAACAATATCTTCATTGGTTTTATCGTTGAGAGCTAAGGAGAAGATTAAAGTACGTCAACCCTTGCAAAAAATCATGATTCCTGTTGATAATAAACAACAAAAGGAAGAAATTGAAGCGGTTTCAGATTTGATTAAGCATGAAGTGAATATCAAAGAGATTGAACTTTTAGAAGATGCTTCAGACATTTTAGTGAAACAGATAAAGCCTAATTTTAAAACATTGGGGCCACGTTTCGGTAAAGATATGAAGCTGATTGCCAGTGCGATAAGCAAATTTAACGCCAATGATATAAAAAACATTGAGCAAAATAGTAGTTTAAACATTGAAATTAACGGAAAAACCCTTACTTTAGGATTGGAAGATGTTGAAATTACGTCCCAAGATATTGAGGGATGGCTTGTAGCAAACGAAGGTGCTTTAACCGTAGCTTTAGACGTTACCATCAACGAAGATTTACGTAAGGAAGGTATAGCAAGAGAGCTTGTAAATCGCATTCAAAACTTACGAAAAGATTCAGGATTTGAAGTAACGGACAGAATTGATGTGCAACTTCAAAAAGATGACCAGATAGTGGAAGCCGTTTCTTCAAATGAAGCGTATATCAAATCAGAAACCTTAACCGAAAAATTAGAAATTAAAGAAGCAATAGACAATGGTATAGAAATTGTATTCGATGAGGTCGATACTAAATTGTTTATTAAAAAACATTAA
- a CDS encoding nitrilase-related carbon-nitrogen hydrolase: MKSFFILIAFGFINFISWNFYGSFFIINIVLLFFFLEVQDEKKVYLKVLLSFVFLLVFNLTSIFWLFTVDGYNAFLILIANAILYLPIFVAYYFFNNKYKRLLFVAFYVGFEVIYSIWDLAFPWLSLGHVMGNQWYLVEWYSVFGSYGGSLWLLCIGWCLYEIIVQNRRVFYISFSIGLMFPVLSLIQYANISYDNLNTEKIDVLAYNPVKKSTKYNTTKSMYRTLNNIQNIDFIVTPELFYTGLYPSELKQGIYTEFFDFYHKKNPNTNFIIGTELINNHTIRFNGVATLSQKETLFRTKKKYVPIREFTPSFFSAWYPSYYVKNKNDDENKITNSLNIFPLVCYESIFSSFVASKSLNAKALFLLTSEHFMNGSDFGKKQYLNIVRIRAIENNKSILKVADDGISCIFLPNGKIESYLSEEIEQVQIKLFPKQSIYSKIISIL; encoded by the coding sequence ATGAAGTCATTTTTTATCTTAATTGCTTTTGGATTTATTAATTTTATATCTTGGAATTTCTATGGTTCATTTTTTATAATAAACATTGTTCTTCTTTTCTTCTTTTTAGAGGTACAAGACGAAAAAAAAGTATATTTAAAGGTACTTTTGTCTTTTGTCTTTCTTCTCGTATTTAACCTCACAAGTATATTCTGGTTGTTTACAGTTGATGGTTATAATGCTTTTCTCATACTTATAGCTAATGCCATTTTATATTTACCAATATTTGTAGCTTACTATTTTTTCAATAACAAATATAAACGGTTATTGTTTGTTGCTTTTTATGTTGGCTTTGAAGTGATATATTCAATATGGGATTTAGCTTTTCCCTGGCTTAGTCTAGGGCATGTAATGGGTAATCAATGGTATCTTGTTGAATGGTATTCTGTGTTTGGTTCTTATGGTGGTAGTTTGTGGTTGCTATGCATTGGTTGGTGCCTCTACGAGATTATTGTTCAAAACAGGAGAGTCTTTTATATTTCATTCTCAATAGGTCTTATGTTTCCAGTGTTGTCATTGATTCAATATGCAAATATTTCATACGATAACTTAAACACAGAAAAAATTGATGTGCTTGCTTATAATCCTGTTAAAAAAAGTACAAAATATAATACAACTAAAAGCATGTATCGTACTTTAAATAATATTCAGAATATTGATTTTATTGTGACTCCTGAATTGTTTTATACAGGCTTATATCCATCTGAACTTAAACAAGGTATCTATACTGAGTTTTTTGATTTTTACCATAAAAAGAATCCCAATACTAATTTCATAATTGGGACAGAGCTGATTAACAATCATACAATAAGGTTTAACGGTGTTGCCACTCTATCGCAAAAGGAGACTCTATTTAGAACAAAAAAAAAATATGTGCCTATACGAGAGTTTACCCCATCTTTTTTTAGTGCTTGGTACCCTAGTTATTATGTAAAAAATAAGAACGATGATGAAAATAAAATAACTAATTCACTAAATATTTTTCCATTAGTTTGCTATGAGTCTATTTTTTCTTCGTTTGTAGCGAGCAAAAGTTTAAATGCTAAAGCTTTATTTTTGCTAACAAGTGAACATTTTATGAATGGTTCGGATTTTGGTAAAAAACAGTATCTTAATATCGTTAGAATTAGGGCAATAGAAAATAACAAATCTATTTTAAAAGTTGCGGATGATGGTATTTCATGCATATTTTTACCAAATGGAAAAATAGAATCATACCTTTCCGAGGAAATAGAACAAGTACAAATTAAACTATTTCCAAAGCAAAGTATATACTCTAAAATTATTAGCATTTTATGA
- a CDS encoding TraR/DksA family transcriptional regulator produces the protein MATETNNRYSDKDLEEFKSIVQEKIKKAEHDLELIRSAYMNDHDNGTEDTSPTFKAFDEGSAVMSKESNSALAIRQEKFIRDLKNALIRIENKTYGICRVTGKLIAKERLKLVPHATLSIEAKNMQ, from the coding sequence ATGGCAACAGAAACCAACAACAGATATTCGGACAAAGATTTAGAAGAATTTAAATCCATAGTTCAAGAAAAAATAAAAAAAGCGGAGCACGATTTAGAGCTAATACGAAGTGCGTATATGAACGACCATGACAATGGCACCGAAGATACATCGCCAACATTTAAGGCCTTTGATGAAGGCAGTGCTGTTATGAGCAAAGAGTCCAATTCAGCATTGGCTATTCGTCAGGAAAAGTTTATTCGCGACCTGAAAAACGCATTGATACGCATTGAAAATAAAACCTATGGAATTTGCCGTGTTACGGGGAAATTAATCGCCAAAGAACGTTTGAAATTAGTACCACATGCGACTTTGAGTATTGAAGCTAAGAATATGCAGTAA